TGTTTTAGAAGAATTAGGCTTGCAACCAAAAATAAACAATGTTTGCAAAATTATAAGTAAAATTGATATTCTGGTAGCGAGTTTTTTCATCAGGATTAGGATTATACAGTATTTGTTTGGGTTTTGCACCCGTATGATAAAGAAAACAATTTTTTACAATTTTACAGGTGAATAATTACAGTTGAATAAAAAACACCCGCTGTTAAATTTTAGCGAGTGTTTTAAGAGTATGATTTAAATTTTCAGCTGGTTACATCTGGTCTGCACATTCAAAGATTGCAGAATAAACTGTGTCTATCATATCTTCGTCTAAGCTGGAAAACGCCACCCTTAATGTTTGAATATCGAGAGAGATTGTTCCAATCTGCTTTTCTGCAAGCAATTTTTTTCTCAACTCTTCTGCATCAACTCTCGTTCTAAAACTCATAAAATAGCCGGAATTAAAAGGCAGTGGTTCTAAGTTTTTGCTCTTGTGTGTTTGCAAAAATTTCTTTACAGCAAGATAGCGGTTTTCAAGCAGTTTTCGATAGTTGCTTTTTTGAGTTTCGATATTTGGATCTGTAAACGCTTTTAAAGCAATGCTTTGGCTTGGTGTAGACGAGCAGCTTACAGAAGAGCGAATCAAGCCCATCACCTTTTTTTCTATGGCATCGTAGTGCTCTTCGTTAAGCGATTTTCCGCCAAAGGTTAAAAATCCAACTCTAAATCCCCACACAAAATCTTCTTTTGTAGGACCGTCAATTTTTACTGCGAGTATGTTTTCGTGAAGATTTGCAAATTCGGCAAACAAAGATTGCGGATAAATGTCGTGTTCGTAGTTTAAACCAAAATATGCGTCATCACTTATAACCAAAACCCTTGCTCCGTTTTCTGCAATATCTCTAATAATCTTTACAATCTGCGCAGCTTCTGCATTTGTAGGAGAATATCCGCTCGGATTTTGAGGAAAATTCAACAGAATTCGTACAAAGCCAGTTTCGGCCTCTTTTTCAACTGCATTTTTTAATGAAAAAAGGTCAAAGGCACCTTCGTCAAAAAGGTTAAACTGATGGAGCGTAGAATTTCTTCTTGTTTCTACAATTAAACCATAGTTATCCCAACAAGGCTCTGCGGTGAGGAGAGGCTTATCTTCATCTATAAATAAATCTGCAAGGCAAGAAATTCCTGCTGTTAATCCAGGTACAACTATTGGATTTGAAATGTTTTTTCCCCTTAAGCCAGGATTTTTTCTAAACATTGCTTCTTTCCAACATTCGCGCAAATTTGGAATGCCAGCCGTTGGAGCGTATCCAACAAGTTCGCCAGAGGTAAGTTCTGGTGCATATTTATGCACTGCTTCGAGTATTGCGGGCTTGCCTTTTATGATTGTGGTTCCTAAGGTAGCGTTTGCAACTTTACCTGCTTTTTTTGCTTCTCCACCTTGAGAAATAATGCCTCTTGGGAAGAAAATCCTCTTTCCTAAGTCTGAAAGCAACTCGCCTGGAGTTGTGCCTTTTAGAGTTTCATTCAATTCTTGTGCTAATGGGTTCAACATGGTAAAGTATCTTACTGCTTTACAGCGTTGTAAGTCAATCAGAGCGATGAGAAGACTTGCATAAATATGCAGTTTTTGGGTTTATAATGGATAAAAATTACATAAATGAAAATCATGAAAATCATGAAAATCATGATATTGAATCTTTTGAAAATTGCAAAAAGATAGTAGAAGAATGCCGCAAAGAAGCGTCTAAGCGTCTTATAGGTCAAACACACGTTATAGATGGAATTTTGACGGCTTTCATTACAGGCGGTCATGTTCTTTTGGAAGGCGTACCAGGATTAGCAAAAACGCTGGCTGTAAAAACCTTTGCAGAAATCGCTGGAATGGATTTTAAAAGAATTCAGTTTACGCCGGATTTGCTTCCTGCCGATGTCAGCGGAACTTTGATATACGAGCATGAAAGCGGAAAATTTTCTGTAAGAAAAGGTCCTGTTTTTACAAATCTTGTGCTTGCAGACGAAATAAACAGAGCGCCTGCCAAAGTTCAGTCTGCACTTTTGGAAGCGATGGCAGAGAAACAGGTTACAATCGGAGACGAAACTTATCCTCTCCCCAATCCATTTTTGGTTTTGGCGACAGAAAATCCTATTGAGCAGGAAGGAACTTACAATCTTCCAGAGGCGGAATTAGACAGGTTTTTGATAAAAATTCTGATTGATTATCCGAGTCAGCAGGATGAAGTAAAAATTGTAAAAACTGCTGGAAAAGCGGACTCAATCGCAGTAAAAAAAGTTTTGAGCGCACAAAAGATAAAAGAGCTTCAATCTTTGCTGGATAAGGTTGTTTGTGCGGACAAAATAATCGAATACATTGTGAATATCGTTTCTGTAACGCGCAATTTGAACACAGGTCTAAAAAGTTCTATCGCAAAATACATATCTTTTGGCGCTTCTCCGCGCTCTGGAATTGCGCTTGCGCAATGTGCAAAAGTTAGGGCAATGTTTGAAGGTCGCTCTTTTGTTCTGCCAGAAGATGTAAAAAAATGTGCGTTGGATGTTCTTCGCCATCGCCTTGTTCTTTCTTACGAGGCAGCAGCAGATTCCGTAACTGCGGATGACATCATTTTACAGATTCTTGATTTTGTTCCAACGCCTTAAAAATCCGTAAAATCTGGTGAATTTTATGCCAAAGATTTTAACCGAAAACAAAAATCAACTCGCAAAAAAAGCTTCTCTTTTAAACCTTGCAGCAAAGACTTTGGCGGATAGCCTTAAAAACGGCAACTTCAAGTCGCTTTATCGTGGGCAGGGAATAGAGTTTATGGATGTGCGCGAATACAATTTTGGAGACAATATTCGCTCTATAGACTGGAATGTTACCGCTCGCATGGCACGCCCTTTTGTGCGCAGGTACGAAGAAGACAAGGAATTGCAGGTTTTCTTTGTACTAGACCGCTCCTTCTCGATGTTTTCAGGTTTATCAAAAAGGACAAAAATTCAAACGGCGTCCGAAGCGGCAGCCCTTTTAGTTTTGGCAAGTCTTTACAATTTTTCTGCGATTGGCGCCGTTTTTTTTGATGGAAAAATTAGGTTTTCTGCACGGGCAAAAACTGGTAGCGAACAGGCAATGATGATTTTTAAACATCTGGAAGAAACAGAACAAACTTTGGAAAAAGGTTCTGCACTTTGTGCTTCTTTAAACGGTGCATACAAACTTTTAAAAAAACGCTCGTTTGTTTTTGTAATTTCGGATTTTAGGACAACTGGATGGGAAGAATCTCTCGCAAGGCTTGCACAAAAAAACGATGTAATCGCTTTAAGAATAACAGATACCTTGGACAGCGAGTTGCCAGAAGTTGGAACAGTTTCTTTTGTGGAGATGGAAAGTGGAAAATTGAGCAGATTCCCAACATCCTCTGCGGATTTTAAAACGCTTTGGTTTAACGATAATCGAAATCGAGTCGAAAAATGGAGAAAATTTTGTTTAACGCACGGAGTTTATCCATTGCAAATTTCAACTTCAGAAGACCCGGCTTTCGCTTTAAACAGATTCTTTAACAGCAGGAGCAAATGATGAAAACGATAAAATCCTGTTGTTCTAAACTTTTGCTTATTATCGCTTTATTTTTTTTGTGTGGATTTTCTTATTCTCAAGGCTCAGATAATTCATTTTCTACAAATTCTTCGCTTTCTTCTATGCAGATTTTGCTTCCAAAAAATCCATACGTAGGCGATGAGTGCGAATTAAAATACATTTTTCAAACAGATGCAGATCTTTTTAACGATGGAATTGCGGGGCAAAAACTTTCAACCTTAAAACTTTCGCCAAATTGGCCTGTTTTTAGAGAACTTGAAGAGAGTTGTCTCGTTCAAAATGTGGTACTTGAACATTCAGGTTTTGAATACACGCTTACCATAAAATTTATTCCGTGGAAAAGCGGAGATATAGATTTTAAAACTTTTGACCTTGCCGCGTTGGTCAACTCTTCTAAAAATCAAAAGTCAGTTGGCGCGCCTTATTCTATAGATGTCGCTCCGTTTTATGTAAATTCTCTTGCAAAAAAAATGGGCGTAACTTCGATGCGTCCTTCTAAAAGCCCAATGGTTATTCCGGGAACGAGTTTTATCCTCATCATTCTTGCCCTTGTTTTTTTTACTGTTGCAGGATTAGTTTTTTATTTTTTTATAAAACTCCCTGTCATCTTTTCATATTTTATTTTTGCGATGGAAAAGCGAAAAATTAAAAAATTGTTTAAAAAGACAGAAAAATGTTTTATCAAACTTCTAAAGTGCGAGAATGATGAATTTTTTTGTCAGAGCATTTATGAAGAAATTAAAAATTATCTTTGCCTTCGTTTTGATAATTCATTTTCTGTAATTACGAGCAGTTCACTTTCTCAGAAATTTCAGGATTTTTTCTGTGGAACCTTATCTGAAAAACAGGAAGACGCTGTTTTTGAACTTACAGAAATTTTACATCGCTGCGATTATATACGCTTTGCAAAGGGGTCTATAGATTCTTTTAGAAAACCATCTGCAATTTATGAAACAGTTTTGGCAGAAGGAGAAAGAAAACTCTTGGTAAACAGAGCCTTAACGGCGATTTCTGTATTCAACGTTGAACAAAATTAAAAGTTTATTCAACATTTTTGTTTGCAAAGGTTGCGGTGCAAATTTTCGTATTTTGGAGGATTAAAAATTATGCTTTCTTTTGAAAACCCTGTAGCATTTTTGTTTTTGCTTGTTCTTCCGATATTTTATATCCTTCGATTTTTTAAAATTTTTAAGCGAACCGCTTTTCCTTTAACGTTTGCAGATTGGCAGGGACAATCTTTTGCCTGGAGCAGTAAATTCAGTGGAATACTCAATTTTTTTGCAAATCTGTTCATAGTTTTTGCTTATATCGCTTTGATATTTGCTTTTGCTGAACCAGAAATTCATCATCAGGAGAAAATATATACTTCAAAAGGTGCTGATATTTTATTTGTTTTAGATACTAGTCCTTCTATGGCTGCCCGCGATATTGCAGGGCTTACGAGGCTTGAAGCGGCAAAACAGGGAATTCACACTCTGGTAAAGAATAACACTGGAGCTTCTTTTGGGCTTGTTGCAATGGCAAGCGAGGCGGCTGTTATTGTTTGCCCTACAGTTGACCACAAACTTTTTTTGCAGCGTCTTGATTCTTTGGTAATAGGAGAACTCGGCGAAGGTTCTGCAATCGGAATAGGTTTAAGTTCTGCGGTTTATCATCTTGTTTCGTCAAAAGCACCAAAAAAATGCATAGTTTTGATAACCGATGGCGAAAACAATGCAGGCTCAATTCATCCTGAAACGGCTACAGAACTTGCAATTCAAAATGATATAACCTTGTACACGTTTGGAATTGGAACAAAGGGTGCTGTTCCTATTGAATATGTTGACCCACAGACAGGAAAAGTCCATTCAGGATATTACGAGTCCGAATTTGATAGCACGCCGTTGGAGAAAATTGCATATTCGTCTGGCGGACGCTATTTTGGAATTGAATCCACTCAAGCACTCGCAGAATCGCTTGCAGCAATGGGTCAGCGCGAAAATGTTTCTCAAACTTTTTATTATAAATCTTCAAAAAAACTGATATATCCGTATTTTCTTGCATTTGCTTTTGTTCTTTTTGCTGTTTCCTGGATTATAAGGCGCATAATTTTAAAGGAGATTTTATAAGATGATTGCTGTTCAAAGACCTTATTCATTTTTGATGCTTGCTCTTCTTATTCCCATAACCATTTTTATCCTAATTCGCTATAAAAAAGTTTCCAAAAGTTTTGGAGTTATGTATTTAAAAGATTCTTCGTTTGGGAAAAATGTTTATAAAAATTATAGGCAGGCACTCGTTTTAAGGACTTTATTCCGTCTTTTTGCGTGTGTAAGTATAATATTTGCTTTTGCAGGAATTTCTTTTGGTAGAACTCTCGTTCCTGTTCAAAAAAGTGGCGATGCGGTTTGCTTTGTTTTTGATATTTCTTACAGCATGATGGCAAAGGATTGTCCGGGTGGAATTTCAAGGCTTGAAGCAGAAAAACAGTACGCTTTTAGTTTGCTAGAAAGGATGGAAGGAAACTCTGTTAGCGTGGTTCTTGCAAAGGGCGACGGTATTATTGCAGTTCCGCTTACGGATGATAGGGCAGGCATTGATTCTATTATAGAAAGCCTTTCGCCTTCGCTTATGAGTTCTGTCGGTTCTTCTTTAGGAAGTGGAATTAGGGCCGGAATAAATTCATTTCCAAAAAATATAAGTCAGGCGGCTCACATTTGGGTTTTTACAGATGGTGATGAAACCGATAATTCTTTGCGCTCTGCTTTGGATGATGCCGCACGATTTGGTTATTCTGTAACGATGATTGGTTTTGGAACTTCAAAACCAGTGGAAATAATCTCTGGAGATGGAAAAACGAAGGTAAAAACTTTTTTAAATGCAGAAAAAATGATAGATATGGCGGCATTGGCTGGACAACGGATTTCTTTTCCCGAAAAAAAACGTTCGTCTTTTACAGGAATAAGTTATCTTGCCGCAGATTCTGAAGGTTCAGCGCATGTTTTGCTTTCTCAATTATCGTCTAACGCTCTGATAAGGGAAACTTACGACGTTCAAAGCGTTCCAAGGCACAAGTTTTTTATACTTTTGACAATCCTCTTCTTTTTGGCTTCTTATTTTGTAAGCGAATTTGACCTTTCTTCAATCGTAAAATCAAAAAATATCGGTTTTGTGCTTTTGTTGTGTTCTTGTCAGTTTTTTATATCCTGCAAATCCGATAGGGCAACCGTGCTTTCAGGAACATTTAGTTGGTATCAGAAAAAATATCAAAGTGCAACGGCGAGCTTTTTACGCGCGTTAAATTGGGCAGAGCAAAAAAACGATGAAACTTTAAAAGATTACTGTGCGTATAATTTAGCTTCAACTTACATAATGCAAGATGAATACACCGCTGCTTTAGAAAGATTGGAGCAGGTTTCTCCAAATGCGCCTTCAAAATTGAAAAGCGCTGTTTTTTATAATTTGGGAATAATCGCAAATTCAAAGGGTGATTACAAAAATGCCAGAGATTTTTTTAAAAAGGCGATTGTTGCAGATTTTTCCAATACGGATGCAAAACTCAACTTGGAGTTTACAGAGCATATTGTTGAAAGCAAGAAATCGCAACAAGTTGAAAAACAGATGTCTCAAGCGAGTTTAAACCAAGATACTCCGTTATCGGATGCTGTGTTCAATCTTATACAACAGGAGGAAACTGAACGATGGAAAAAACTACAATCAAACAAAAAAAGTTCATCCGTGGATTATTGAGCGTCTTATTCATATTTTTTGCAAATCAGCTTTTTTATGCAGAACCTTCACCATCTTTTATAAAATCTTTGGTAGTAACAAAGGACTCAAAAGATTTTTTTACAGCGCAAGAAAATGGCTACACTTTAAGAATTCCTGATACGCAACCGAGTTTTGTTCAGACGGATTTGCCGCGGTTGCCAGAAGGAGTGCAGCTTGTTTCTTCTAAGCGAGAAGAATATTTGGATGAAAGTGGCAACAGAGGAACTGCAATTCATCTTTGGTTTAATTTTAAAGAAACAGGATCTGTTCAACTTCCTCCACTAATCGTTTCTGTAAAAAATAGAACTTACTATCTTCCGTTTGAAGACGCAATGGTTTTTGAAAATCCTGTCTTGATAAGTCCAGAATTGACTATTGATTTTAGCGGCTCAGTTTTGCAAGCCGCTTCGGGTGAAGCTGCTAAAACTATTTATGCAAAATGCGGACAAGAGATAATCTTTACAGTTAGTCTGAAGTATTTTGTGCAGTTGATTTCGTTTAACAGCAACTTGCCTAAAAATTCAATTTTTAAAGAACTTGAACACTATACTGTTAGTCGCGGTGTTTCCCAAGAAAAAGAATTTTCGACAGAGCCTGCAAAACTTGCAACGTTTTCATGGAAGCCTTTAATCGAAGGAACTTATTCCCTTCCAGAAATAACAGCTGTTGCAACTTCGTACAATGGAGCGGTAAAAACGGTTCGACTTCCGCAATATGTTGTTCAGGTTTCTAAAGCTTCGTCTTTTACCGAGAAAAAAATATTTCAGTCAAAAAACGAAACTTCACTTAACGGCGAAAAGATTTTTCCTTCTGCATTTAAAAAGAATAATTACACACAACACAATGAAAAAATCAGATTTTTGTCAAAAGATGATTGCAAAAAATTGAGTGAACTTCGCTCCTTAGAACGCACGAGTATTTTTAATTTTAAAGCACGAGAAAATCGCATAAATTTTGAAAAAACTCTTGAACTTCCGATTGGCGCAGATGAAGTTTCAAAAACATTTGTCTGTGCTCTGGTATTTTTATGTATTTTTCTTATCGCTGTATTTACGATTTTTCTGCTTTTAAAAAAGACGAGAATTGCGCTTTTTGTTCTGATTTTTTTCTTTGCAAGTTTAATTTTTTGTACTTGGAAAATTGCGCAATTTTTTCCGTCTTATGCGATATTCTCTGGAGGTGTGGTGAGCCCTGTTCCAGAAGCTTCGAGCCAAGCGCTTCAAAATGTAAATGGTGGTCTTAGGGTAAAAATTTTGGAGCGAACAGAAAATTACTATTACATTGAATCAAAAGACGTAAATGGATGGGTTTTAAAAGATACCATTTACGAGATAAGATAAGAAAATTGAAATTGTTTTTTTAGTTTTATTAGGAGAATAAAATGGATTTTGGTGATATTTTAGAGCAATGGTCAAACGAGCAAAAAAAAGCTTCTGTTCAAAAAAAATCTGCACCTTCGCAAGTTAGCCATAAAAAGCCCAACGCACCAACTGCCGAAGAAAAAGCCCAAGCAAATAGACTTTATTCTCAAACTGCAAAAGGACAGATGGAAGAAGATTCAAAAAAGACGATAAATCCGATGGAACTTTGGTTACGCCGTTACGGAACTGTCGACAAAGATAAATTAAATGCAGAAAGCCAAGAAGCTTCTAAGATGGAAAATCGAGAGTATTTAAGAAAGATGCGACCTGACGCAAGAATCGACTTGCATGGTCTTACAAGAGATGAAGCGTGGGCACGGCTGGAAAGTTTTGTAGAAGATTGCCTTAGGCGCGGGTACAAAAAAATAGAAATTGTTCACGGCAAAGGAATTCACAGCAACGGCTCTGATCCTGTTTTAGGGCAAATGGTAAAAACTTTTATAGAACAAAACAAACATTTGGGTGCAAGTGCACATAACGACAGAAGACACGGCGGAAACGGGGCAACTTGGGTTCTTTTAAAATAAGGAAATTCTTAACAAACCTTTAGATTTTTTTGTTGTAACTCAAAGGCTTTTTGGTTATTTTATCTGTAAACTATTTTACAAGGAAATTACATTGGACGATTTATATTCAATTTTGGGAGCTTCTAAAACTGCAACTCAAGAAGAAATAAAAAACGCTTATAGAAAACTTGCAATGAAATATCATCCAGACAGAAATTTGGGAGATAAAAATTCCGAAGAAATGTTTAAAAAAATATCTTCTGCTTATGATGTTTTGGGCGATGAAACAAAGCGTCGCCAATACGATTCTTATGGCTCTTCTCAAAGCTATTATGGTCAAAGGCAGAGCGCATGGAACACCGGCGAAGAAACTTATTCTCAATACGGAGATCCATTTTGGCAATGGGCGCAACAAGCACAAAAAAATTCTTCTAATAATTGGCAGTATCAAAATACATATTATTACAAAAACGATGACAAAAAAAATAATTATAGCCGTTTTGACTGGGCTGGCGAACTTTTTAAAAGTGCAGGAATTTTCCTTGTGAGTCTGCTTTTTTTGAGGTGGAGCTGGATAATAATTCCTTTTGGACCGATTTTGTGCATAGCAGGGATTGTCAGTGGATTGTCTGGGATTTTAAAAAGTCTTAGGGGAATCTTTGTTGGAAAATCTAAATAAAAAAATACAGCCTGCGATACAAGCAGGCTGTTTTGTTCTAAAGGATTTTAGTTTTAGCGTTCGCGGAAAATTATTCGTCCGCGGTTTAAATCGTAAGGGGAGAGAGCAACTTTGACGCTGTCTCCTGGAACTATCCTGATGTAGTGTTTTCTCATTTTGCCAGAAAGATGAGCCATAATCACATGTCCGCCATTCTTTAATTCAACTCTGAACATAGTGTTTGGCAACGCTTCTTTAACAACGCCTTCAACTTCTATCGCTTCTTCTTTAGCCACATTTCCTCCAAAAAAAGTTTGCCTTTTTACAGTTTCTTAACTATACTTATTATCTACTTATGAAAAATATTGTCAACGGGAGTAGACAAATGGATAATTCATTCATTGAAAAAATGAAAGAGCAGTTGCTTACACAAAAAAGCACTATTTTGGCTTCGCTTGCTGCGCAGAATGAAGATTATAAAAAGATTATAGAATCTGGTGAATCTGGAGATGAAATAGATGTTGCGTCTGACGTTGTAGACGGAAGACTTCTTGAATCTTTGGGAGCACAGGATTCCAATCGATTGAATATGATTAACAGCGCTTTAGACAGGATAAAGCAAGGTTCTTACGGAAAATGTCTTATGTGCAAAAAAGATATTCCACAAGAAAGACTGGAAGCGATTCCTTATGCATTTTTGTGCATAAACTGTCAGAGCCAGAACGAGCGCCAAAACAAATAGTTTAAACTCTTTAAAAAAAATCCCCAAGAGTTGTTGCAGATTTTAAATTTGCAGTAAAACTTTTGGGGATTTTTTTTAGATTTTGCGGCAACAATTGGAGTGGCGCAACGCGTTCTTGCGAAGCAAGAATGGAGCGCAGGTGCGCGGAACCACGGAAAGTGTGATTTTTTACGGCTTGCCGAAAAAAAAGCCGCCCAATTCTTAAATCTTAAAAGTTTTTATCGAATTATTTTCTGGATATGCAAGTTCTTTGTAGCCAACTTTTTTTACTAATGCGAGCGCCTCTTCAAAGGCAAAATCCAAATGCTGTGCCTGATGTGCGTCTGAGTTTATCATTATTGGAACATTTCGCTCGTGGAGAAGGGTCAAAAAATATTGCGAAGGGTAGGGAGTTTTTAGCCAGTTTCTGCTGATTGCCCCTGTGTTGACTTCGCAAATCACGCCCGCACTGCTTATAGCTTTTGCGGTTTCTTTTAATTCCTGCTTGTACCAGTCCGCTGTTTCGTCAAAAAAATGAATTTTATCGTTGAACTTTCTGATTAAATCCGCATGGCCGATTATTGAAAAATTACAGGTTGAAAGCATCTTGCGTTCTTGCTCAAAATAATGGTGAATGAGTTTTTTTTCGTCGTTGTTGTATGTGGTTTTTAGAAAATCCATCAAGATTTGAGGAGTGTTATCTACAGCGAGAATTTTTGAAAAGTCTTTTTCGCCATTGTACAAAAAATGAACCGAGCCTATTAAAAAATCTGGAGAAAACTTTTTGTATGCAAAAAAGTCTGGACGACAGACGGTTTCTATGTAGTCGGCTTCAAAGCCTAGCCTTATGTCTATCTTTTGTTCATATTTTGATTTTAAGAAATTTATGTTTTGGCAGTAAGATTCAAAATCTTCGAGCTTCATATTGCATTCTATCCAAACTGGCCAAGTTGAGTGGCTTGAAAACCCCAATATTTTTATTCCCTTGTCGATTGCGCTTAAAACGTTTTCTTCGAGCGTGTTTTTTCCGTCGCAAAAGGTTGAATGCGTGTGAAAATTTGTTTTTATGTATGTTTGTGTCATTGTTGTGAATCTCGATTTTCTTCTATGTATATTTTTACAAGTTTTTGTAATTGCGAAAATTCGTGTTGAAATTCGTTTATGTTAAAGATGCAAGCGGTTTTGTCGCCTTCTTTTGCTGCTTTGTTGAGGCGGCTTGAATATTCTGCAAGTTTTTTTGCGCTTACTGTTGCAGAAGAGCCAGAAAGTGCATGACCTATTTTTCTTAATTCTATAAAATCTTCCCTTTCAACCGCGCTGTCTACCTTTGCCAAAATTTCTTGAGTCTGTTTTATGTAGGTTGAAATTATGGTTATTGCGAGTTTTTTGTCGCCTCCTACTGTGTCCAAAAAATCTTCTTTGTCCCAAGCGCTAAGCGATTCTGATGTAGAAGGTTGAAGGGTTGTTATTGCCTTTAAAGCAGGCAATTCCATTATTGTTGCCCAATTTTCTAAAACGCTTCTTATTGTTTTGCTTTTAAAGGGTTTTACTATTATGTCGTTTATTCCTATCTGCTGATATGCATCAGAGTCGTTTTTGTCATTGTTTGCGGTGCAGGCTACTATTATTCCGTCGTAGCCAAATTTTCTGATTTCTTCTGTCGCTTCAATTCCGTTTTTTACAGGCATCTGTATGTCCATAAAAATTAAATCGATGTCGGGATTTTTTCTTATAACATCTATTGCTTGCTGGCCGTCTTCTGCAAGGTAGACTTCTGCACCAAATTTTTTTACAAAAGTTTCAAGCAATTTTCGATTTACTGGATGGTCTTCCGCAATTAAAATCTTTTTTCCGTTTGCAACTTCAGAATCGTCGACGACTTTTAAAGAAGTTATTGCATCTTCGTCTGCAAGCTCTAATTCTTCTAAATTTTCTGTGCCATCGGTAAAAGCATTTTTTAAAAGTTCAAAAACTCTGCGTCTTTTAAACGGTTTATATAAATATCCTTTAAACCAGTCTAGCATCTTCATTTTTGCTTCGCTTCGCATCTGTCCTTCTGGTACTAAAAGATACAGCGAAGGTGCATTTTTTATTTTTGGATTGTTGTGAATCTCGTTTCCAAGTCGCCATCCGTCCATAACAGGCATTATCATGTCTATAAAGGCAAGCGTAAATGGGGAGCCTTTCTGCTCTTCTTCTATCAATATGTCTATTGCTTGTGTTGGAGAATTTGTTGAAATTATGTTTGAAAATCCTAAATGTTTAAGATGTGCGAGCAGAGAATTTGCTGCTATTGAATTGTCATCGACAACCAGAATTTTTTGTGGGCAAGGAATTGAAAGTTTTTCGGCCTTGGAAAAATTCGTTATGTTTTCTGCTTCGTTTAACGGAAGTTTAAACCAAAAGATTGCTCCCCCTTCTGAATTTTGTTCTACGCCGATTTTTCCTTTCATCACTGTAACGAGATTTTTGCTTATTGAAAGTCCAAGTCCTGTTCCGCCAAATTTTCGATAGGTGGAAATATCGCCTTGGTAGTAGTTTGTAAAAAGTTTTGATTTTTGCTCTTCCGTTATACCTATTCCTGTATCTGTAACTTTAAAAAGTAGTTGAGCCTTTTCGTTTTTTAATTCTGCGTGAATATAGCCTTTATGAGTAAATTTTACAGCATTTTTTAAGAGATTTAATATTATCTGCTGAACTCTAACAGGATCTCCTATAACAATCGGTGGAATCGAAAAATCTATATCGGTTATTATTTCAAGCCCACGGTTAAAGGCTTCTATGCTTATTAGGTCTACAACTTGTTCTGTAAGTTCTGTTATGTTGAAGGGTAAATATTCGAGTTTGAATTCGTTTGAGCGGATTTTAGAAAAGTCTAAAATGTTGTTTGCAAGGTCTAATAGAACATCTGCGCTAAATTGAATTTGGCGTATGTATTCGTGTTGTTCTTTGTCCAGATTGGTTTCTTTTAGTAACTCGAGCGTTCCTATTATGGTTTGGATAGGGGTTCGTATTTCGTGAAG
This portion of the Treponema pectinovorum genome encodes:
- a CDS encoding aminotransferase class I/II-fold pyridoxal phosphate-dependent enzyme, producing MLNPLAQELNETLKGTTPGELLSDLGKRIFFPRGIISQGGEAKKAGKVANATLGTTIIKGKPAILEAVHKYAPELTSGELVGYAPTAGIPNLRECWKEAMFRKNPGLRGKNISNPIVVPGLTAGISCLADLFIDEDKPLLTAEPCWDNYGLIVETRRNSTLHQFNLFDEGAFDLFSLKNAVEKEAETGFVRILLNFPQNPSGYSPTNAEAAQIVKIIRDIAENGARVLVISDDAYFGLNYEHDIYPQSLFAEFANLHENILAVKIDGPTKEDFVWGFRVGFLTFGGKSLNEEHYDAIEKKVMGLIRSSVSCSSTPSQSIALKAFTDPNIETQKSNYRKLLENRYLAVKKFLQTHKSKNLEPLPFNSGYFMSFRTRVDAEELRKKLLAEKQIGTISLDIQTLRVAFSSLDEDMIDTVYSAIFECADQM
- a CDS encoding AAA family ATPase, with protein sequence MDKNYINENHENHENHDIESFENCKKIVEECRKEASKRLIGQTHVIDGILTAFITGGHVLLEGVPGLAKTLAVKTFAEIAGMDFKRIQFTPDLLPADVSGTLIYEHESGKFSVRKGPVFTNLVLADEINRAPAKVQSALLEAMAEKQVTIGDETYPLPNPFLVLATENPIEQEGTYNLPEAELDRFLIKILIDYPSQQDEVKIVKTAGKADSIAVKKVLSAQKIKELQSLLDKVVCADKIIEYIVNIVSVTRNLNTGLKSSIAKYISFGASPRSGIALAQCAKVRAMFEGRSFVLPEDVKKCALDVLRHRLVLSYEAAADSVTADDIILQILDFVPTP
- a CDS encoding DUF58 domain-containing protein — protein: MPKILTENKNQLAKKASLLNLAAKTLADSLKNGNFKSLYRGQGIEFMDVREYNFGDNIRSIDWNVTARMARPFVRRYEEDKELQVFFVLDRSFSMFSGLSKRTKIQTASEAAALLVLASLYNFSAIGAVFFDGKIRFSARAKTGSEQAMMIFKHLEETEQTLEKGSALCASLNGAYKLLKKRSFVFVISDFRTTGWEESLARLAQKNDVIALRITDTLDSELPEVGTVSFVEMESGKLSRFPTSSADFKTLWFNDNRNRVEKWRKFCLTHGVYPLQISTSEDPAFALNRFFNSRSK
- a CDS encoding VWA domain-containing protein: MLSFENPVAFLFLLVLPIFYILRFFKIFKRTAFPLTFADWQGQSFAWSSKFSGILNFFANLFIVFAYIALIFAFAEPEIHHQEKIYTSKGADILFVLDTSPSMAARDIAGLTRLEAAKQGIHTLVKNNTGASFGLVAMASEAAVIVCPTVDHKLFLQRLDSLVIGELGEGSAIGIGLSSAVYHLVSSKAPKKCIVLITDGENNAGSIHPETATELAIQNDITLYTFGIGTKGAVPIEYVDPQTGKVHSGYYESEFDSTPLEKIAYSSGGRYFGIESTQALAESLAAMGQRENVSQTFYYKSSKKLIYPYFLAFAFVLFAVSWIIRRIILKEIL
- a CDS encoding VWA domain-containing protein → MIAVQRPYSFLMLALLIPITIFILIRYKKVSKSFGVMYLKDSSFGKNVYKNYRQALVLRTLFRLFACVSIIFAFAGISFGRTLVPVQKSGDAVCFVFDISYSMMAKDCPGGISRLEAEKQYAFSLLERMEGNSVSVVLAKGDGIIAVPLTDDRAGIDSIIESLSPSLMSSVGSSLGSGIRAGINSFPKNISQAAHIWVFTDGDETDNSLRSALDDAARFGYSVTMIGFGTSKPVEIISGDGKTKVKTFLNAEKMIDMAALAGQRISFPEKKRSSFTGISYLAADSEGSAHVLLSQLSSNALIRETYDVQSVPRHKFFILLTILFFLASYFVSEFDLSSIVKSKNIGFVLLLCSCQFFISCKSDRATVLSGTFSWYQKKYQSATASFLRALNWAEQKNDETLKDYCAYNLASTYIMQDEYTAALERLEQVSPNAPSKLKSAVFYNLGIIANSKGDYKNARDFFKKAIVADFSNTDAKLNLEFTEHIVESKKSQQVEKQMSQASLNQDTPLSDAVFNLIQQEETERWKKLQSNKKSSSVDY
- a CDS encoding Smr/MutS family protein yields the protein MDFGDILEQWSNEQKKASVQKKSAPSQVSHKKPNAPTAEEKAQANRLYSQTAKGQMEEDSKKTINPMELWLRRYGTVDKDKLNAESQEASKMENREYLRKMRPDARIDLHGLTRDEAWARLESFVEDCLRRGYKKIEIVHGKGIHSNGSDPVLGQMVKTFIEQNKHLGASAHNDRRHGGNGATWVLLK